ATTCAGCGGCGGGCGCAGGTCTTCACGATCCTCGAAGAAATCTGCCAGGAGCTGGAATGGACCCAGACCCAGTTCGAGAAGGCCCGTACCAGCTACGAAGCCGTCGCGGACTGGTTGGCCGGATCGAGCGATCCGATGCTTGGCTCCCTCCATGTCTACCTGCACGGATCCGGCGCGCTCGGAACTTCCATCAAGCCGATCGGGCGCGACGAGTTCGACGTCGATCTGATCAGCTTCATTCTCGGTCTCGGCCCGGAAATCGCACCGGCGCGCCTGAAGGCTGCAATCGGCAAGCGCTTGCGCGAACACGCCTACTACACGTCGATTCTGGAAGAAAAGAAGCGCTGCTGGCGCCTGAACTACGCCGGCGACTTTCACCTCGACATCTCACCGACCATTGCCAATCCGAACTGCATGAACGGCGGTGAACTGGTGCCTGATCGCAAGCTACGGGACTGGCATGCGACAAATCCTCGGGCCTATCGGGCCCTCTTCGACGATCGGGCGGCCCTGGTTCCGAGGATGACCCAGTCGATCATCGCGGCGCAGCGCGATGCGGCCACGATCGAGCCCTTCCCGGTTCGCCAGTCGGTCAAAGGCATTCTGCCGCGGGCCGTGCAGCTCCTGAAGCGTCACCGGGATCTGGAATTCCTGCATGTTCAGGAGGAAATTGCGCCGATCTCGATCATCATCACGACCCTGGCCATGCGATCCTATGAGATGTGCGTCAGGCGTCACGTTTTTGCAGACGAACTCCAGGTGCTGATCGACACGATCCGCCTGATGCCGATCTTCATCGAGCGTCCCCTCGTCAACGGCCGCCAGATCTACGCGGTCTGGAACGAGACCACCGAAGGCGAAAATTTTGCCGAGCGTTGGAATGAAGAACCGGCGCGGGTCGAGGCCTTCTACAAATGGCACGGCAAGGCGCTTGCCGACTTTGAAGCGCTGCGGGACTTGGTCGGTCTCGACGCGATTGTCGGCTCGATGAAGGACAGCCTGGGTGACAAACTTGTTTCCCGGACCATGAACCGGCGGATGGATGCGCTGAACGAGGGGCGGAAGACGGGGGCACTCGTACTTGGTGCGGGTGTTGGCCTTACCACCCAAAAATCGGTTGCTTCGACGCCCGTTCCCAAGAACGAGTTTTTCGGGGACTAGGCGCGATGGCGGGATCGACCACGAGAAACCGGCTGACACTGCCCCAGCAGTACCTGTTCCTGCAGAAGTCCAAGACAATAGTCGGCAAGGGGGCGCTTGGTCCGCGCCAGTTGGAATGGCACTTTCGCGCACAACCCACGCCGCTTTCCCGGTCGTATCAGGTCACCCTTGCCCTGGAGAAGGACGGGACGCCGGATGTTCGGGTCGTAGATCCTGACTTGAGGTTCCTCGCCGGTGGACGCGACCTGCCGCATATCTACCATGACCCGGATCGGCTCTGTCTCTATCTGCCCGGGACCGGACAATGGGACGCCAGCAAGCGTCTGGACCTCACCATAATCCCCTGGACCCACCTCTGGCTGATCTATTTCGAGGAATGGCTCGTGTCGGACGACTGGAAGGGCGGGGGAAAACACCCCGGGGAGGATGACCCAGACGAGGGCAACCGCGCGTTGCGCCGCAGCCTTCATCGAAGGCGCTAACTTAGCAGATTCGAACTGGAAGAAGTTCTTTCGTGTCAATTGGAACTGCGAGCTGAGGCGAGGTGAGCGGCAGCTATGTGGGTTGCGGATGCAGCATCATGACGCCTAGCCTAATGGCGGCTATGGGCCGGCTGCACCGGTCGGGTAAGGCGCGTCCACCCGAGCGCGACGGCCCCTTCCTGCGCAACGTGGCAGCGCGGCAGCAACGAGAATACCAACGGCCTGCTGCGCCAGTTCATGCCGAAGGGCACCAACCCGGCGACGTCAGCCAGACCCTGGCTCAACGACGTGACGCGACTGATGAACCAGCCAACCAAAAAAACCCTCGGATGGAGTCTCCCCCGAGGAAGCGCTGGCCTAAGGAGTAGCGGCCTCCAGTTCAATCGTTGCGCTTAATCTTTCAACTCGCCCTTGGACAGGGCGAAATGGCGTCATAGTCCTGCTTTTCGATCATCAATCGCTCGGTTCGCCAGCTTCGAAAAACCATTGGTTGAGCATACTTCCATCTGAAGACAGCTCGCACCATCCCATTGTCTGGCAGGCCCTCCCAACCATCCTGCCTCATCACATGCATATCAACAAATTCCCCTGGCTTAATCGCCATTATTCCGTAGATATCTGCGCGCATGAATGTCTCATCGTCAGCACTGAGAAAAAGGTCTTGAGGGCTGCTTGAGTTTCCTGCCTGAGCTAGAACAAGGCGATCGCTCGGATTATGCACCCGCAGGATAACGCGGTTTCTTTCAGGGATGTCATGGTCGTCATCCTGAAGGAAGCGAGCATAAGGTCGAGACTTAGTCGCGCGATCCCAAATCAGAAATGCCGCGGAGATCAATCCCCCCAATGATCCCACCGTCTTGATAACCGACCAGATTTCAGCCCCATTCATTCTCGGATTCCATTACCACTGCAACTTGTCGAACCACAGGGACACCATTCATTTCATCGCAATCTGCAGGGCGCACCTATTCTGCAAAGATTGCAGCACCAAACTGCCGGATGCGGCTATCGTAGATGCGGGCCAGGCAATCGGCATTGTAACCACAACTATCGCGCCCCTTGAGCCACTCCCGCTGATTGTCGAGGATGCGGCCATCCGGGCTTCCTTGCCGGATAAAGACATAGAGTTTGCTCGACACCTGATCTCGAACCCAAAGGCTCTCATGATCGCAGATTCCGTGTTCAGCATTGCTGCGCGCCCTCGAACAGTCGAAGCTCGGGCCGGAGATACCCAAGTCGATCGAAGCAGAACGCAGTTCATCTGTAAAATGCACACAGAGCTCGGGAGGTGTCATGGTTCGGCTGCGCCCCTTCTGAATTTCGACTTCTGTCGTGAAGAAATCTATCCACAAGTCTTCGCCGGCCAGAGCGTTGCCTTTTGCATGCGCAACCCGCGCCTCGACCTCTACGTGCGCGACATTGAGATCCATCAAGTCCGCGCAGATGTTCTGAAGATATACGAGCTCTACGAAACGAGCGGCGAGTGTCGGGGCCGTCGGGATCTGGTCGGGTGTCGTCACTTTGACTCCATCTTGGAGAAATATGTCGATACCCAGGGCGCGCGCTGTTCCCGGACTCAGTCGCAGTGTGGATTCCGGTCCGGCTACGGTCGCAAAGCGAATGACATGCTTGTTGTATCCGAGGTGAGTGAGAAAGGACCCGATCTCCGCATTCATCATGCCGGTTTCGCGGGCCTCGCCATTGGCGTCACGGATGTACGCGGCGTGAAACCCTATCACGGAGTCTTCGCTCATGTATCGCCTTGCGCCTGACAGCCAGAGCAGGGCACAGGCCGAATGACATTCCGCCTGCGGCAGGACCATGGTCGCGAAGTTCCGGCTACGGATTTCTGCGCCAATCGAGAGCGCTTCCGTCACGTTTCCTCCCGGGCTGTCCAGAGTGACGGTGGCTCTGGAATACCTGTCCGCGATGTGACTGAACTTAGCCGAGTCGCCAGGAGCTATCGGGCCACTGAGGAACAGTGTTGTGTGGTCACCACTTCCGTGTATGGGAACAGTCACTTCCTTGATTTCGAAAGAGTGGGCTGCATGTCCTGTCAGAAACAGGAGGGCCAGGCTTAAAATTGGATGCACCGGT
This portion of the Rhodobacter sp. CZR27 genome encodes:
- a CDS encoding nucleotidyltransferase produces the protein MNQIFSHPLTDTAIQRRAQVFTILEEICQELEWTQTQFEKARTSYEAVADWLAGSSDPMLGSLHVYLHGSGALGTSIKPIGRDEFDVDLISFILGLGPEIAPARLKAAIGKRLREHAYYTSILEEKKRCWRLNYAGDFHLDISPTIANPNCMNGGELVPDRKLRDWHATNPRAYRALFDDRAALVPRMTQSIIAAQRDAATIEPFPVRQSVKGILPRAVQLLKRHRDLEFLHVQEEIAPISIIITTLAMRSYEMCVRRHVFADELQVLIDTIRLMPIFIERPLVNGRQIYAVWNETTEGENFAERWNEEPARVEAFYKWHGKALADFEALRDLVGLDAIVGSMKDSLGDKLVSRTMNRRMDALNEGRKTGALVLGAGVGLTTQKSVASTPVPKNEFFGD